One Mycolicibacterium sarraceniae genomic window carries:
- a CDS encoding alpha/beta fold hydrolase codes for MTQRKPNLQPVREMTPTLHFRTIHGYRRAFRVAGSGPALLLIHGIGDNSTTWHSVHSKLAQRFTVIAPDLLGHGQSDKPRADYSVAAYANGMRDLLSVLEVDKVTVVGHSLGGGVAMQFVYQYPQLVERLILVGAGGVTKDVNIALRAASLPMGGEALALLRLPLVLPAMQVAGRALGTVFGSTGLGRDLPDALRILTDLPEPTASSAFTRTLRSVVDWRGQVVTMLDRCYLTESVPVQLIWGDQDAMIPVSHARMAHAAMPGSRLEIFGRSGHFPFHDDPDRFVEVVERFIDSTAPAEYDQDVLRELLRTGLSERSVTGTLDTRVAVLDAMGADERSAT; via the coding sequence ATGACGCAGCGAAAGCCGAATCTGCAGCCCGTGCGGGAAATGACGCCCACGCTGCATTTCCGGACCATTCACGGCTACCGCCGGGCGTTCAGGGTGGCCGGGTCGGGCCCCGCGTTGCTCCTGATTCACGGAATCGGCGACAACTCGACGACGTGGCATTCGGTGCACAGCAAGCTGGCTCAGCGGTTCACCGTCATCGCCCCGGATCTGCTCGGACACGGCCAGTCCGACAAACCGCGGGCCGATTATTCGGTGGCGGCCTATGCCAACGGCATGCGCGATCTGCTCAGTGTCCTCGAGGTCGACAAGGTCACCGTCGTGGGACACTCCCTCGGCGGTGGCGTGGCGATGCAATTCGTCTACCAGTATCCGCAATTGGTGGAACGGCTGATCCTCGTCGGTGCCGGTGGTGTGACCAAGGACGTCAACATCGCGCTGCGGGCCGCCTCACTGCCGATGGGCGGCGAGGCACTGGCACTGCTGCGACTGCCCCTGGTGCTGCCTGCCATGCAGGTCGCCGGACGGGCACTGGGCACCGTGTTCGGTTCGACCGGGCTGGGCCGCGATCTGCCTGATGCGCTGCGCATCCTGACCGATCTGCCCGAGCCCACCGCGTCGTCGGCATTCACCCGCACGTTGCGCTCAGTGGTGGACTGGCGCGGGCAGGTGGTGACCATGCTCGACCGCTGTTATTTGACTGAATCTGTTCCTGTGCAACTAATTTGGGGTGATCAGGACGCGATGATCCCGGTCAGTCACGCACGGATGGCCCATGCCGCGATGCCCGGCTCCCGGTTGGAGATCTTCGGCCGGTCCGGGCACTTCCCCTTCCACGACGACCCCGACCGCTTCGTCGAGGTCGTCGAGCGATTCATCGATTCGACCGCACCGGCCGAGTACGACCAGGACGTGCTGCGTGAACTGTTGCGCACCGGACTGTCCGAGCGTTCGGTCACCGGCACGCTCGACACCCGGGTGGCGGTGCTCGACGCCATGGGCGCCGACGAGCGCAGCGCCACCTGA
- a CDS encoding proteasome assembly chaperone family protein has protein sequence MTDEQGQQYQPEQTGMYELEFPAPQLSAPDGRGPVLIHALEGFSDAGHAIHLAAEHLKSKLDTELVASFAIDDLLDYRSRRPLMTFKTDHFTDYDDPQLNLYALRDSLGTPFLLLAGLEPDLKWERFVTAVRLLAERLDVRQTIGLGTIPMAVPHTRPVTLTAHSNNRELITEFTPWVGEVQVPGSVSNLLEYRMAQHGHEVVGFTVHVPHYLAQTDFPAAAEALLEQVAKLTSLQVPLRALTDASEGIRTKINEQVEASPEVSQVVSALERQYDAFVAAQDNRSLLARDEDLPSGDELGAEFERFLAQHADEFKDGFTDNGDT, from the coding sequence ATGACTGACGAGCAAGGACAGCAGTACCAACCCGAGCAGACCGGAATGTATGAACTGGAGTTTCCGGCCCCTCAACTGTCCGCGCCCGACGGGCGCGGACCGGTGTTGATCCATGCTCTGGAAGGGTTCTCCGATGCCGGCCATGCCATTCATCTGGCCGCTGAACACCTGAAAAGCAAGCTCGACACCGAGCTCGTCGCCTCATTCGCGATCGACGACCTCCTGGACTACCGGTCCCGTCGCCCGCTGATGACGTTCAAGACCGACCACTTCACCGACTATGACGATCCGCAGCTCAACCTATACGCCCTGCGCGACAGCCTCGGCACGCCGTTTCTGTTGCTCGCCGGTCTGGAGCCGGACCTGAAGTGGGAGCGGTTCGTCACCGCTGTACGGCTGTTGGCCGAGCGGCTCGACGTGCGGCAGACGATCGGCCTGGGCACGATCCCGATGGCGGTGCCGCACACCCGCCCGGTCACGTTGACAGCGCACTCCAATAACCGCGAGCTGATCACCGAGTTCACCCCGTGGGTGGGCGAGGTGCAGGTTCCCGGCAGCGTGTCCAACCTGCTGGAATACCGGATGGCCCAGCACGGCCACGAAGTGGTCGGGTTCACCGTCCACGTGCCGCATTATCTGGCCCAGACCGATTTCCCGGCGGCCGCGGAGGCGCTGCTGGAACAAGTGGCCAAACTGACTTCGCTGCAGGTGCCGCTGCGGGCCCTGACCGATGCCAGTGAGGGTATCCGAACCAAGATCAACGAGCAGGTAGAGGCCTCGCCGGAGGTCTCTCAAGTGGTGAGCGCACTGGAGCGACAGTACGATGCTTTCGTTGCCGCTCAAGACAACCGGTCGCTTCTGGCTCGCGACGAGGATCTGCCCAGCGGTGACGAATTGGGTGCGGAGTTCGAGCGATTCCTGGCCCAGCACGCCGACGAGTTCAAAGACGGTTTCACCGATAACGGGGATACCTAA
- a CDS encoding trypsin-like serine peptidase — protein sequence MRTVSVALNLAVAAALLAGCQLSNQSPVKAAEAAVARSVTKNARPVSPQPAVGALFLGGTDAHTCTASVVHSTTQDLILTAAHCLTPGVPATFVPGFNDEAAPDAVWTVDAVYLDPRWVASQDPKTDYAFARVSRSAGGNVESVAGQALTLGVAPGGSAPVTVIGYPFGVGGPPIGCETSAAMASGGYPWLRCGGLVDGTSGGPWITGSTVIGVIGGRDGGGCQDNISYSAPFGAATAALLTRAEAGGAGDDAPTALDGTC from the coding sequence ATGCGGACGGTTTCGGTGGCACTCAACCTGGCGGTGGCCGCCGCGCTGCTGGCGGGCTGCCAGCTGTCGAACCAGTCGCCGGTCAAAGCCGCCGAGGCCGCTGTCGCACGCTCGGTCACCAAGAATGCGCGGCCGGTCTCGCCTCAACCGGCGGTGGGCGCATTGTTCCTCGGCGGCACCGATGCCCACACCTGTACCGCCTCGGTGGTCCACTCCACGACCCAGGATCTGATCCTGACCGCGGCGCACTGCCTCACACCGGGCGTGCCGGCCACGTTCGTGCCGGGGTTCAACGACGAGGCGGCCCCCGACGCTGTGTGGACCGTCGACGCCGTCTACCTCGACCCCCGGTGGGTCGCCTCCCAGGACCCCAAGACCGACTACGCGTTCGCGCGTGTCAGCCGCTCCGCGGGTGGGAATGTCGAATCTGTGGCCGGGCAGGCGCTGACCCTTGGGGTGGCGCCTGGCGGCTCCGCCCCGGTGACGGTCATCGGGTACCCGTTCGGCGTCGGGGGACCGCCGATCGGCTGCGAGACCAGCGCCGCCATGGCCTCGGGCGGATATCCCTGGCTGCGCTGCGGCGGTCTGGTCGACGGCACAAGCGGCGGTCCGTGGATCACCGGCTCGACGGTGATCGGTGTGATCGGCGGCCGCGACGGCGGCGGTTGCCAGGACAACATCTCCTACTCGGCGCCGTTCGGCGCGGCGACAGCCGCCCTGCTGACCCGTGCCGAGGCGGGCGGTGCCGGTGACGACGCGCCCACGGCGCTGGATGGCACGTGCTGA
- the sthA gene encoding Si-specific NAD(P)(+) transhydrogenase produces the protein MGLEYDLVVIGSGPGGQKAAIAAAKLGKSVAIIERGHMIGGVCVQTGTIPSKTLREAVLYLTGMSQRELYGASYRVKDKITPADLLARTQHVIGKEVDVIRNQLMRNGVELYMGRGRFLDEHNLIIEDPTRAEHFTISGRYIVIATGTKPARPAGIEFDENRVLDSDGILDLKNIPSSMVVVGAGVIGIEYASMFAALGTKVTVVEKRDTMLDFCDPEIVEALRFHLRDLAVTFRFGEAVTAVDVGAAGTVTTLASGKQIPAETVMYSAGRQGQTDHLDLENAGLEADNRGRIFVDEKTFQTKVDHIYAVGDVIGFPALAATSMEQGRLAAYHAFGEPTAGITQLQPIGIYSIPEVSYVGATEQELTKDSVPYEVGVSRYRELARGQIAGDSYGMLKLLVSTEDLTVLGVHIFGTAATELVHIGQAVMGCGGTIEYLVDAVFNYPTFSEAYKVAALDVMNKLRALNQFRK, from the coding sequence ATGGGTTTGGAATACGACCTCGTCGTCATCGGCTCGGGACCCGGCGGCCAGAAGGCCGCCATCGCCGCGGCCAAGCTGGGCAAGTCGGTAGCCATCATCGAGCGGGGCCACATGATCGGCGGTGTCTGCGTGCAGACCGGCACCATCCCGTCCAAGACGCTGCGCGAGGCCGTCCTGTACCTGACCGGAATGAGCCAACGCGAACTCTACGGAGCCAGCTACCGAGTCAAGGACAAGATCACCCCTGCTGATCTCCTCGCGCGCACCCAGCATGTGATCGGCAAAGAAGTCGACGTCATCCGAAACCAGTTGATGCGCAACGGGGTTGAGCTCTACATGGGCCGTGGCCGGTTCCTGGACGAGCACAATCTGATCATCGAGGACCCCACCCGCGCCGAACACTTCACCATCAGCGGCCGCTATATCGTCATCGCCACCGGCACCAAGCCGGCGCGACCGGCCGGCATCGAATTCGACGAGAACCGGGTGCTGGACTCCGACGGCATCCTCGACCTGAAGAACATCCCGAGCTCGATGGTTGTCGTCGGCGCCGGAGTCATCGGCATCGAGTACGCCTCGATGTTCGCCGCGCTGGGCACCAAGGTCACCGTTGTGGAGAAGCGCGACACGATGCTGGACTTCTGCGACCCCGAGATCGTCGAGGCGCTGCGCTTTCATCTGCGCGATCTGGCGGTGACCTTCCGGTTCGGTGAGGCAGTGACCGCCGTCGACGTCGGGGCGGCGGGCACCGTCACCACGCTGGCCAGCGGCAAGCAGATTCCGGCCGAGACCGTCATGTACTCGGCCGGCCGGCAGGGCCAGACCGATCACCTGGATCTGGAGAACGCCGGCCTGGAGGCCGATAACCGCGGCCGGATCTTCGTCGACGAGAAGACGTTCCAGACCAAGGTCGACCACATCTACGCCGTCGGCGACGTCATCGGGTTCCCGGCCCTGGCGGCGACCTCGATGGAGCAGGGCCGGCTGGCCGCCTACCACGCCTTCGGTGAGCCGACGGCCGGTATCACCCAGCTGCAGCCGATCGGCATCTACTCGATCCCCGAGGTGTCCTACGTCGGTGCCACCGAGCAGGAGCTGACCAAGGATTCCGTTCCCTACGAGGTCGGGGTGTCCCGCTACCGCGAACTGGCCCGCGGCCAGATCGCCGGCGACTCGTACGGCATGTTGAAACTGCTGGTGTCCACCGAGGATCTCACGGTGCTCGGTGTCCATATCTTCGGCACCGCCGCCACCGAGCTGGTGCACATCGGCCAGGCTGTGATGGGCTGCGGCGGGACGATCGAATACCTCGTCGACGCCGTCTTCAACTACCCGACGTTCTCGGAGGCCTACAAGGTCGCGGCGCTGGACGTGATGAACAAGCTGCGGGCGCTCAACCAGTTCCGCAAATAA
- a CDS encoding DUF4192 domain-containing protein, translated as MTTHEPDFRFTRPGALIAALPAVLGFVPEESLVLVSLERGEMGAVMRLDLSQALGGDLSHLAELASASGADTMVAVIVDDDGAGCPMCNQNYRDLCDELTAALSAHGMDLCAGHIVDRVEAGGRWHCVDGCGSAGAVEDPMASPLAAAAVLDGRRLYRRRGDLQAVIAVADENRSAALVPAINDHAELREADWRADPDGCGRRDVEAAIAWGGWVSDGGTLGDGELAALACALTDVNVRDTLYALAVGTGAAAAEALWALLARTLPDPWRAEALVLLAFSAYARGDGPLAGLSLEAALRGDPDHRMASMLDTALQSVMRPEQIRELAVTGYRLAKQLGVRLPPRRSFGRRAV; from the coding sequence ATGACCACACACGAACCTGACTTCCGCTTCACCAGACCCGGCGCGCTGATCGCTGCCCTGCCCGCTGTGCTCGGCTTCGTGCCCGAAGAGTCGCTGGTGCTGGTATCCCTCGAACGCGGCGAGATGGGTGCGGTGATGCGCCTCGACCTGTCCCAGGCGCTCGGTGGTGACCTCAGCCACCTGGCCGAGCTTGCGTCGGCTTCGGGTGCGGACACGATGGTGGCGGTGATCGTGGACGACGATGGCGCGGGGTGCCCCATGTGCAACCAGAATTACCGTGACCTGTGCGACGAGCTGACGGCGGCACTGTCCGCCCACGGCATGGACCTGTGCGCGGGCCATATCGTCGACCGGGTCGAAGCGGGCGGTCGCTGGCATTGCGTCGACGGGTGCGGGTCCGCCGGCGCGGTGGAGGATCCGATGGCGTCTCCGTTGGCAGCTGCCGCCGTTCTCGATGGCCGGCGGCTGTACCGGCGCCGGGGCGATCTGCAGGCGGTGATCGCGGTTGCCGACGAAAATCGGAGTGCGGCACTGGTTCCGGCGATCAATGACCACGCCGAGCTGCGCGAGGCGGACTGGCGAGCCGATCCCGACGGCTGCGGCCGGCGCGACGTGGAGGCGGCGATCGCTTGGGGTGGCTGGGTGAGCGACGGCGGCACGCTGGGCGACGGCGAGCTGGCAGCGCTGGCGTGCGCACTCACCGATGTCAATGTGCGCGATACGTTGTACGCGTTGGCCGTGGGCACCGGCGCGGCAGCCGCCGAGGCGTTGTGGGCCCTGCTGGCGCGCACACTTCCTGATCCGTGGCGAGCGGAAGCGCTTGTGCTGCTGGCTTTTTCGGCCTACGCCCGTGGTGATGGCCCGCTGGCCGGGCTGTCGCTGGAAGCGGCGTTGCGCGGCGATCCCGACCATCGGATGGCAAGCATGCTCGACACCGCGCTGCAATCCGTTATGCGGCCCGAGCAGATTCGCGAGTTGGCCGTCACCGGGTATCGGCTGGCCAAACAGCTTGGGGTGAGGCTTCCGCCGCGGCGGTCGTTCGGCCGCCGCGCCGTGTGA
- a CDS encoding metal-dependent transcriptional regulator, giving the protein MNDLVDTTEMYLRTIYDLEEEGVIPLRARIAERLDQSGPTVSQTVARMERDGLLHVAGDRHLELTDKGRGLAVSVMRKHRLAERLLVDVIGLPWEEVHAEACKWEHVMSEDVERRLVQVLDDPTVSPFGNPIPGLSLLGLEMGLHEDAHLVRLTELPPGTPVAVVVRQLTEHVQGDVELIGMLKAAGVVPNARVQVENNTTGSVTIVIAGHENVELPHEMAHAVKVEKV; this is encoded by the coding sequence ATGAACGACCTGGTCGATACCACCGAGATGTATCTCCGCACGATCTACGACCTCGAAGAAGAGGGCGTGATTCCCCTGCGCGCGCGCATTGCCGAACGGCTCGATCAGAGCGGCCCGACGGTCAGTCAGACCGTGGCCCGCATGGAGCGCGACGGCCTGCTACATGTGGCCGGCGACCGGCACCTCGAACTGACCGACAAGGGCCGCGGACTTGCCGTATCCGTGATGCGCAAGCACCGGCTGGCCGAACGGTTGCTCGTGGACGTCATCGGACTGCCCTGGGAAGAGGTGCACGCCGAAGCCTGTAAGTGGGAGCACGTCATGAGCGAGGACGTCGAGCGCCGCTTGGTGCAGGTTCTCGACGACCCCACGGTGTCCCCCTTCGGCAACCCCATTCCGGGTCTGTCCCTGCTGGGTCTGGAGATGGGCCTGCACGAGGACGCCCATCTGGTGCGGCTGACCGAGCTCCCGCCAGGCACGCCGGTCGCGGTGGTCGTGCGCCAGCTGACCGAACACGTCCAGGGTGACGTCGAGCTGATCGGCATGCTCAAGGCCGCCGGCGTTGTACCCAATGCCCGCGTGCAGGTCGAGAACAACACGACCGGCAGCGTGACGATCGTGATCGCCGGCCACGAGAACGTCGAGCTCCCCCACGAAATGGCGCACGCGGTCAAGGTCGAGAAGGTCTGA
- a CDS encoding sigma-70 family RNA polymerase sigma factor: protein MANATTSRFDSDLDAQSPAADLVRVYLNGIGKTALLTAEDEVELAKRIEAGLFAAHLLATRKRLSDNRKRDLATVVRDGQAARSHLLEANLRLVVSLAKRYTGRGMPLLDLIQEGNLGLIRAMEKFDYTKGFKFSTYATWWIRQAITRGMADQSRTIRLPVHLVEQVNKLARIKREMHQSLGREATDDELAEESGIPVEKINDLLEHSRDPVSLDMPVGSDEEAPLGDFIEDSEAMSAENAVIAELLHTDIRHVLATLDEREQQVIRLRFGLDDGQPRTLDQIGKLFGLSRERVRQIEREVMSKLRNGDRADRLRSYAS, encoded by the coding sequence ATGGCAAATGCCACCACTAGCCGATTTGACAGCGACCTGGACGCCCAGAGTCCGGCCGCGGACCTGGTGCGCGTGTATCTGAACGGGATCGGCAAGACCGCTCTACTCACCGCCGAGGACGAGGTCGAGCTGGCCAAGCGCATCGAAGCGGGCTTGTTCGCCGCGCATCTGCTGGCGACCCGCAAGCGCCTATCCGACAACCGCAAACGTGACCTGGCCACCGTGGTTCGCGATGGGCAGGCCGCCCGAAGCCACCTGCTCGAGGCCAACCTGCGCCTGGTGGTGTCGTTGGCCAAGCGCTACACCGGACGCGGTATGCCACTGCTGGATCTCATCCAGGAGGGCAACCTGGGCCTGATCCGGGCGATGGAAAAGTTCGATTACACCAAGGGTTTCAAGTTCTCCACCTACGCCACCTGGTGGATCCGTCAGGCAATCACCCGCGGTATGGCCGACCAGAGCCGCACCATCCGGCTGCCAGTGCACCTGGTGGAACAGGTCAACAAGCTGGCGCGGATCAAGCGTGAGATGCACCAGAGCCTGGGGCGCGAGGCCACCGACGACGAACTGGCCGAAGAGTCGGGCATCCCGGTCGAGAAGATCAACGACCTGCTCGAGCACAGCCGCGACCCGGTGAGCCTGGATATGCCGGTCGGCAGCGACGAGGAGGCTCCGCTGGGCGACTTCATCGAAGACTCCGAAGCCATGTCGGCCGAGAACGCCGTCATCGCCGAGCTGCTCCACACCGATATTCGCCACGTGCTCGCCACGCTCGATGAGCGTGAGCAGCAAGTGATCCGGCTGCGGTTCGGTCTCGATGACGGCCAGCCACGCACTCTCGATCAGATCGGCAAGCTGTTCGGCCTGTCTCGCGAACGGGTCCGCCAGATCGAGCGCGAAGTGATGTCCAAGTTGCGCAACGGTGACCGGGCTGACCGGCTGCGGTCCTACGCCAGCTAA
- a CDS encoding DUF3099 domain-containing protein has product MWNSGAMKRELGFDDEGRPVLITAAATPYEEQHRARVRKYLTIMSFRIPALILAAAAYGLWHNGLISLAIIAGSVPLPWIAVLIANDRPPRKAEEPRRFNDTLRRTQLFPRPEPPALNPGISAAQPHTAGGGNHSSH; this is encoded by the coding sequence ATGTGGAACAGTGGAGCTATGAAGCGTGAGCTGGGGTTCGACGACGAAGGTCGGCCCGTGCTCATCACCGCGGCCGCGACTCCCTATGAGGAGCAGCATCGTGCGCGGGTGCGAAAGTACTTGACGATCATGTCATTTCGGATCCCGGCGCTCATTCTGGCTGCGGCGGCCTACGGGTTGTGGCACAACGGGCTGATCTCGCTGGCGATCATCGCGGGGTCGGTGCCGCTGCCGTGGATCGCGGTGCTGATCGCCAACGACCGGCCGCCGCGCAAGGCCGAGGAACCGCGCCGGTTCAATGACACCCTGCGCCGGACTCAGCTGTTCCCGCGCCCCGAACCTCCTGCTCTCAATCCCGGTATCTCCGCGGCGCAACCGCATACCGCCGGCGGCGGCAACCACAGTTCCCACTGA
- a CDS encoding DUF3039 domain-containing protein, with the protein MRTQTIERPDSDERVDDGTDDDAPKVFHYVKKDKIAESAVMGTHVVALCGEVFPVTKAAKPGSPVCPDCKRVYEGLKKG; encoded by the coding sequence ATGCGGACCCAGACGATCGAGCGCCCCGACTCCGACGAACGCGTCGACGACGGCACCGATGATGACGCGCCTAAGGTCTTTCACTACGTGAAGAAGGACAAGATCGCCGAGAGCGCTGTGATGGGCACCCACGTCGTCGCGCTGTGCGGTGAGGTGTTCCCGGTGACAAAAGCGGCCAAGCCGGGCTCGCCGGTCTGCCCCGATTGCAAGCGCGTCTACGAAGGCCTCAAGAAGGGCTGA
- a CDS encoding YihY/virulence factor BrkB family protein, with translation MTDQPAKPSRHHIWRISKRTLSKSWDDSIFAESAQAGFWSVLSLPPLLLGMLGSLAYIAPLFGPDTLPTIQSQLIKFADSFFSKNVVNEIIEPTVHDIVQGARGEVVSLGFVISLWAGSSAISAFVDSVVEAHDQTPLRHPVRQRIFALGLYVVMLVSVIAAAPFIAVGPRKISSYLPDSWDNVLQYGYYPMLTLALIVAVTILYRVSLPSPLPTHRLVWGALLAATVFVVATMVLRFYLTWITSTGYTYGALATPIAFLLFAFFLGFAIMIGAELNAAIEEEWPAPTPHADQVRRWLRHKAKSLGDKDAEHRNQAPRSEQPDEKAPVSPS, from the coding sequence ATGACCGACCAACCCGCTAAGCCATCTCGCCATCACATATGGCGGATCTCCAAACGGACATTGTCCAAGAGCTGGGACGACTCGATCTTCGCGGAGTCGGCCCAGGCTGGATTCTGGTCGGTGCTGTCGCTGCCCCCATTGCTGCTCGGGATGCTGGGCAGCCTCGCCTACATCGCGCCGTTGTTTGGGCCAGACACCCTGCCCACGATCCAGAGCCAGCTGATCAAATTCGCCGACAGCTTCTTCTCCAAGAACGTGGTCAACGAGATCATCGAGCCGACCGTCCACGACATCGTCCAGGGCGCGCGCGGCGAGGTGGTCTCGTTGGGCTTCGTGATCAGCCTGTGGGCCGGTTCGTCAGCCATCTCGGCGTTCGTCGACTCGGTGGTGGAAGCCCATGACCAGACACCGCTGCGCCATCCGGTGCGGCAGCGTATCTTCGCGTTGGGCCTCTATGTGGTGATGCTGGTGTCCGTCATCGCGGCAGCGCCATTCATCGCGGTCGGTCCGCGCAAGATCTCGTCTTACCTGCCTGACAGCTGGGACAACGTCCTGCAATACGGCTACTACCCAATGCTTACGCTGGCGTTGATCGTGGCGGTGACCATCCTCTACCGGGTGTCGCTGCCCAGCCCGCTGCCCACACATCGCCTGGTGTGGGGCGCGCTACTGGCGGCGACGGTGTTCGTGGTCGCCACCATGGTCCTGCGCTTCTACCTGACCTGGATCACCAGCACCGGTTACACGTACGGGGCGTTGGCGACACCGATCGCGTTCCTGCTGTTCGCATTCTTCCTCGGCTTCGCAATCATGATCGGCGCTGAGCTCAATGCCGCCATCGAGGAGGAGTGGCCGGCCCCGACCCCGCACGCCGATCAGGTGCGCAGGTGGTTGCGGCACAAGGCGAAGTCGTTGGGCGACAAGGATGCCGAACACCGCAACCAGGCGCCGCGGTCCGAACAGCCCGACGAGAAGGCCCCGGTCAGCCCTTCTTGA
- a CDS encoding DUF7455 domain-containing protein, with amino-acid sequence MNATLTSPELTKADRCDRCGAAARVRAKLPSGAELLFCQHHANEHQAKLVELAAVIEVATSEA; translated from the coding sequence ATGAACGCGACCCTGACCAGTCCGGAATTGACCAAGGCTGATCGCTGCGACCGCTGTGGTGCGGCTGCTCGGGTCCGCGCGAAGCTCCCCTCTGGCGCCGAACTCCTGTTCTGCCAGCATCACGCCAACGAGCACCAGGCCAAGCTTGTCGAACTGGCCGCGGTGATCGAAGTCGCGACGTCGGAGGCATAA
- a CDS encoding DUF952 domain-containing protein — protein MYPNPEFLLHLCGQRDWEAAQAVGRLCPESLTEVGFVHLSTREQVHLPANRLYADRTDVLLLHIDPQRLDAPVRWEPGASTDPESMRFPHLYGALPTAAVTNVTRYRTGPDGTFPAFESAT, from the coding sequence ATGTACCCGAATCCGGAATTCTTACTCCACCTGTGCGGACAGCGGGACTGGGAAGCCGCCCAAGCCGTCGGCCGGCTTTGCCCCGAGTCACTGACCGAAGTCGGGTTCGTCCACCTGTCGACACGCGAGCAGGTACACCTGCCCGCTAACCGGCTCTATGCCGATCGAACTGATGTGCTGCTGCTGCATATCGACCCGCAAAGACTGGACGCGCCCGTGCGGTGGGAACCCGGAGCGTCAACGGATCCCGAGTCGATGCGGTTCCCGCATCTGTACGGCGCGTTGCCCACCGCGGCCGTGACGAACGTCACGCGCTACCGTACGGGGCCCGACGGCACGTTTCCGGCGTTCGAGTCCGCGACGTAG
- a CDS encoding RidA family protein, with the protein MSSQRVNIGSGSEFEELVGYSRAVRTGPFVAVAGTTGAGKDIADQTRNALQRIQTALSDLGAGLPDVIRTRIYVTDISRWREVGVVHEEFFGAVRPAATMVEVSALVEPGLLVEIEADAYVADSNAGNVPSGPVR; encoded by the coding sequence ATGTCGTCACAGCGGGTGAACATCGGATCGGGCTCCGAATTCGAGGAATTGGTCGGGTACTCCCGTGCGGTGCGCACGGGCCCGTTCGTGGCCGTCGCGGGCACGACCGGTGCCGGCAAGGACATCGCCGATCAGACCCGAAATGCGTTGCAGCGCATCCAGACAGCGCTATCCGATCTGGGCGCCGGCCTGCCGGATGTGATCCGCACCCGGATCTACGTCACCGACATCTCCCGGTGGCGGGAGGTCGGCGTCGTGCACGAGGAGTTCTTCGGTGCGGTCCGGCCGGCTGCCACCATGGTGGAAGTCTCGGCCCTCGTCGAACCCGGGCTGCTGGTGGAGATCGAGGCCGACGCCTACGTCGCGGACTCGAACGCCGGAAACGTGCCGTCGGGCCCCGTACGGTAG
- a CDS encoding phage major capsid protein — MVSLLDVLPARIVPPSYTFIRQSTRTNNAAPVAVAGTKPTTVLGITSVENRLRVVAHVSEQLDHYMLSDAPNLEKFVSDEMLYGLRKAVETEVISGDGTGEHFTGILNTSGVVTQAFATNALTSIRKALTALSVSDYAPAAIVLSAGDWEAIELLAVTSGATDVQGAPIDPTARRLWGVPVVLNQGLGAKTGLVLGEGSVTIDHDGELDTRWSENVGTDFTSNSLRCRVEGRFGVSVNQPGAVVKVATAA, encoded by the coding sequence GTGGTCTCGCTGCTAGACGTGCTGCCCGCGCGCATCGTGCCGCCGAGCTACACGTTCATACGGCAGTCGACGCGCACCAACAACGCGGCCCCCGTCGCGGTCGCTGGCACGAAGCCGACGACCGTCCTGGGCATCACCTCGGTGGAGAACCGCCTGCGGGTCGTCGCCCACGTGTCCGAGCAACTCGACCACTACATGCTCAGCGACGCACCGAACCTCGAAAAGTTCGTTTCCGACGAGATGCTCTACGGTCTGCGCAAAGCCGTTGAGACAGAGGTTATCTCGGGCGATGGCACTGGTGAGCACTTCACCGGCATCCTGAACACCAGCGGCGTCGTCACGCAGGCGTTCGCCACCAACGCACTCACCAGCATCCGCAAAGCACTGACCGCACTGTCGGTGTCGGACTACGCACCGGCGGCAATCGTCCTCAGCGCCGGCGACTGGGAGGCCATCGAACTCCTCGCGGTGACCAGTGGAGCCACCGACGTGCAGGGCGCGCCGATCGACCCCACCGCCCGACGACTCTGGGGCGTGCCGGTGGTCCTGAATCAGGGCCTCGGCGCCAAGACCGGGCTGGTGCTCGGTGAGGGCTCGGTGACGATCGACCACGACGGCGAGCTCGACACCCGCTGGTCTGAGAACGTCGGCACCGACTTCACGTCGAACAGCTTGCGCTGCCGCGTGGAAGGCCGGTTCGGAGTCTCGGTCAACCAGCCCGGTGCCGTCGTCAAGGTCGCCACCGCAGCATAA